TAAGATATTATCGGATTTATCACCGACCAAACCCTTATAATCCGGCAATTGCTCGGGGTTCAAGCCATAGCGCTCCTGCACGGCTTTTTTGTCATAAACCATAATTTCACTTACGCCTTTTTTCGGGGTCTCTACCTCCACTTTGCCGTCGTCAACCAGCTGAAGCGTATCAAGATCGCCGGTTAAAATTATAATCTTCAATTCTTTCTCCGTTTTAAAATGTTTTGCCAAAGCGGCAATCAAATCATCGGCTTCAAAGCCCGCCTGCTCAAAAGTTTTTATCCCGAATTTTTCAAAAACCTCATGGGCTTTGATAAGCTGAGAAATCAGCTCATCGGGCGCTTTCGGCCGATGGGCTTTATATTCCTTGAAAAGTTTTTTCCGAAAAGTCGGTTCCGGCCGGTCAAAAGCCGCGGTCCAATAATCCGGTTTCTGTTCCTTAAAAATTTTTATAAGAATGGATGATAACCCATAAAGAGCGCCGGTGGGCTCGCCTTCCGGAGAAGTGAACGGCGGCAAAGCGTGGAAAGACCGATGGATTAAAGAATTGGCGTCAATAAGTAATAGGGTTTTCATAATTTTTTGTAATTAAGTAATTACCGTAATTACAGTAATTACCTAAATTACCATTGTCTTGATATTTCTTTCATTCTCTTTTTTCCCATAATCAAACTTCAGCCAAATTACATTTTTCTTCGGCAGAATCTTTTTTATTTTTTCCGCCCATTCAATCAAAATAATATTTTGAGGATTATTGATTATTTCTTTAAACTCCAATTTCAACAGTTCTTTGGGTTTTTGAAACCGATAACAATCTATGTGATAAATATGGCGGTTTGGTAATTTGGTAATTTGGTAATTTTTTATCAGAACAAACGTGGGACTGGTGATTCGTTTTTTTACACCGATTGCTTTTAAAAATCCTTGGACGAAAGTGGTTTTCCCCGCGCCCAAATCGCCGGATAAACCAATAACCAAAGCCGAGTTTTTAGACGGCTTTTTCAGAACTTTTTTAGCCAAAAGTCCGGCAAATTTTTTGGTCTCGCTTGAGGAACAACTTGAAATTTTCATTTAAACGCCCAATCCCTTATTTTTGATTTTAAAATACTCATAAGCCGCCTGGGTGGCGACCCGACCGGCCGAAGTCCGGCTCAAAAAACCAAGAGTCATTAAATACGGCTCATAAACTTCTTCAATTGATCCCTCGTCTTCGCTTAAACTGGCCGCCAGGTTCTTCAAACCCACCGGGCCGCCGTTAAATTTCTCAATAATAGTATTTATAAGCCGCCGGTCGTAGGCCTCCAGCCCCATTTCATCAATTTCCAACATCGCCAAGGTCTTAACGGCCACCTCTTCGTCAATTTTCCCGTGAGAATAAACCTCGGTGAAATCCCGCGCTCTTTTCAAAAGCCGGTTAGCCACCCGGGGCGTGAAACGCGAAGCCCGCGCCAAAATTTTCAAAGCCGGCGTATCTAATTCCACTCCCAGTAACCGCGCCGAACGCTGGAGGATTTTTTCAACGTTTTCTAAATTATAATAGTCCAGCTTAAAAGTCGCTCCGAAACGGGAACGAAAAGGATTGGAAAGCAAACTGACTCTGACAGTTGCTCCCACTAAAGTGAAGGGCGGCAAATCCAGGGAAAAACTCCGGGCCGATGGGCCTTTGCCGATAATTAAATGAATCTTCCGGCTTTCCATCGCCGGATAAAAAATTTCTTCAATTAATTTATTAACGCGGTGAATTTCGTCAATAAAAAGAATATCGTTTGGCTCCAAATTGGTTAAAATCGCCACCAAGTCGCCGGCTTTTTCCAAAGCCGGACCGGTGGTGGTTTTGATATTCGTGCCCATTTCTTTAGCCAGTAAATTAGCCAAAGTGGTTTTACCCAAACCCGCCTGGCCGTAAAAAAGCAGGTGGTCGCAGACCTCGCCCCGCTTTCTGGCCGCATCCATAATCATTTTCAAATTCTTTTTGACATTTTCCTGACCGACATAATCAGACCAGCTTGTCGGCCGCAGAATCAAATCAATATTTTTATCCTCGTGATTATTTTTTTCTTTAGTCATGATATTTTTGGTAATTAAGTAATTATTGTAATTACGGCAATTGTTTAATTACTTATTTACCTGATTACTCAATTACTTTTTAAAAAACCAACGGCCCGGTCAATTTTTCCACCTCTTCAAAAGTGGTCAAGCCGGAAAGAACTTTAATAATGCCGTCCTGCTGCATGTTCACCATATCTTGTTC
The bacterium genome window above contains:
- the ruvB gene encoding Holliday junction branch migration DNA helicase RuvB, which translates into the protein MTKEKNNHEDKNIDLILRPTSWSDYVGQENVKKNLKMIMDAARKRGEVCDHLLFYGQAGLGKTTLANLLAKEMGTNIKTTTGPALEKAGDLVAILTNLEPNDILFIDEIHRVNKLIEEIFYPAMESRKIHLIIGKGPSARSFSLDLPPFTLVGATVRVSLLSNPFRSRFGATFKLDYYNLENVEKILQRSARLLGVELDTPALKILARASRFTPRVANRLLKRARDFTEVYSHGKIDEEVAVKTLAMLEIDEMGLEAYDRRLINTIIEKFNGGPVGLKNLAASLSEDEGSIEEVYEPYLMTLGFLSRTSAGRVATQAAYEYFKIKNKGLGV
- a CDS encoding DNA polymerase I; amino-acid sequence: MKTLLLIDANSLIHRSFHALPPFTSPEGEPTGALYGLSSILIKIFKEQKPDYWTAAFDRPEPTFRKKLFKEYKAHRPKAPDELISQLIKAHEVFEKFGIKTFEQAGFEADDLIAALAKHFKTEKELKIIILTGDLDTLQLVDDGKVEVETPKKGVSEIMVYDKKAVQERYGLNPEQLPDYKGLVGDKSDNIL
- the tsaE gene encoding tRNA (adenosine(37)-N6)-threonylcarbamoyltransferase complex ATPase subunit type 1 TsaE; translation: MKISSCSSSETKKFAGLLAKKVLKKPSKNSALVIGLSGDLGAGKTTFVQGFLKAIGVKKRITSPTFVLIKNYQITKLPNRHIYHIDCYRFQKPKELLKLEFKEIINNPQNIILIEWAEKIKKILPKKNVIWLKFDYGKKENERNIKTMVI